Proteins encoded in a region of the Zea mays cultivar B73 chromosome 2, Zm-B73-REFERENCE-NAM-5.0, whole genome shotgun sequence genome:
- the LOC100273682 gene encoding Tyrosine--tRNA ligase, chloroplastic/mitochondrial, translating into MAATAMAAAAAASRAFLRPHRCLLLPHTHPLRRRLSTNATASAPAATAASPGVVDVLMKRGLVEAITSEALAAARPGELKVYCGFDPTAESLHLGNLLGLVALSWFRRCGHTAVALIGGATGRVGDPSGKSSERPELGIAAVEGNSDAIKSLVAQILGRVPEPAHRSHSGQKELSLDNSANSSQTMGSFLILDNYDWWKDITLLDFLREVGRFARVGTMIAKESVKKRLASEDGMSYTEFTYQLLQGYDFLYMFKNMGVNVQIGGSDQWGNITAGTELIRKILQVEGAHGLTFPLLLKSDGTKFGKTEDGAIWLSSKMLSPYKFYQYFFAVPDIDVIRFMKILTFLSLDEILELEDSMKKPGYVPNTVQKRLAEEVTRFVHGEEGLEEALKATEALRPGAQTQLDAQTIEGIADDVPSCSLAYDQVFKSPLIDLAVSTGLLTSKSAVKRLIKQGGLYLNNVRIDSEDKLVEEGDIVDGKVLLLSAGKKNKMVVRIS; encoded by the coding sequence ATGGCCGCcaccgccatggccgccgccgccgccgcctcgcgGGCCTTCCTGCGCCCGCACCGTTGCCTCCTCCTCCCACACACCCATCCGCTTCGCCGCCGTCTCTCCACCAACGCTACTGCTTCCGctcccgccgccaccgccgcgtcgCCCGGCGTCGTGGACGTGCTCATGAAGCGAGGACTCGTCGAGGCCATCACCTCGGAGGCGCTCGCCGCAGCGCGTCCAGGGGAGCTCAAGGTTTACTGCGGCTTCGACCCTACCGCCGAGAGCCTGCATCTCGGTAACCTCCTCGGCCTGGTCGCGCTCTCCTGGTTCCGCCGATGCGGCCACACCGCCGTCGCGCTCATCGGTGGCGCCACTGGCCGCGTTGGCGATCCCTCGGGAAAGAGTTCCGAGCGCCCGGAGCTCggcatagctgccgtcgagggcaaCTCCGACGCCATTAAGTCCCTCGTCGCCCAGATTCTCGGCCGCGTCCCGGAGCCTGCCCACCGTTCCCACTCCGGTCAAAAAGAGTTGTCTTTGGACAATTCAGCGAATTCGTCACAGACAATGGGTTCTTTTTTGATCCTCGACAACTACGACTGGTGGAAGGACATCACGCTGCTGGATTTCCTGAGAGAGGTGGGCCGTTTTGCACGCGTGGGTACAATGATCGCCAAGGAGAGCGTCAAGAAGCGTCTTGCGTCGGAAGACGGGATGAGCTACACCGAGTTTACCTACCAGCTGCTGCAGGGCTACGACTTCCTTTACATGTTCAAGAATATGGGTGTCAATGTGCAGATCGGGGGCAGCGATCAGTGGGGGAACATCACAGCGGGAACTGAGTTGATCAGAAAAATCTTGCAGGTTGAAGGGGCGCATGGACTCACATTCCCACTTCTGCTGAAGAGCGACGGTACCAAATTTGGAAAGACGGAGGATGGGGCAATCTGGCTCTCTTCGAAGATGCTTTCTCCTTACAAGTTCTATCAGTACTTCTTTGCGGTGCCAGACATCGATGTCATCAGGTTTATGAAGATCCTGACGTTCCTGAGCTTGGATGAGATTCTGGAGCTAGAAGACTCGATGAAGAAGCCTGGCTATGTGCCAAACACTGTTCAGAAGAGGCTTGCAGAAGAGGTGACGCGATTTGTTCATGGCGAGGAGGGATTGGAGGAGGCATTGAAGGCAACCGAGGCCTTGAGACCTGGTGCTCAGACACAATTGGATGCACAAACAATTGAGGGGATAGCAGATGATGTGCCTTCATGCTCTTTAGCTTATGATCAAGTGTTCAAGTCTCCACTTATTGATTTGGCTGTTTCCACAGGTTTGCTCACTAGTAAGTCAGCAGTTAAGCGGCTTATTAAGCAAGGTGGTCTGTACTTGAATAACGTGAGGATTGATAGTGAGGATAAGCTGGTTGAGGAAGGTGATATAGTTGATGGGAAGGTGCTCTTGTTGTCTGCTGGAAAGAAGAACAAGATGGTTGTGAGGATATCTTGA
- the LOC107546770 gene encoding uncharacterized protein LOC107546770 precursor has protein sequence MANALLGGLWAIVVVAVVVGVVATVTHSGKKAGDDFTVPGEASIATSGKSVESLCAPTLYKESCEKTLSQATNGTENPKEVFHSVAKVALESVKTAVEQSKTIGEAKASDSMTESAREDCKKLLEDAVDDLRGMLEMAGGDIKVLISRSDDLETWLTGVMTFMDTCIDGFVDEKLKADMHTVLRNATELSSNALAITNSLGGILKKLDLGMFKKDSRRRLLSEQDEKGWPVWMRSPERKLLAAGNQPKPNAVVAKDGSGQFKTIQQAVDAMPKGQQGRYVIYVKAGLYDEIVMVPKDKVNVFMYGDGPKQSRVTGRKSFADGITTMKTATFSVEASGFICKNMGFHNTAGAERHQAVALRVQGDLAAFYNCRFDAFQDTLYVHARRQFFRNCVISGTIDFIFGNSAAVFQNCLIVTRRPMDNQQNSVTAHGRTDPNMKSGLVIQNCRLVPDQKLFPDRFKIPSYLGRPWKEFSRLVIMESTIADFIKPEGYMPWNGDFGIKTLYYAEYNNRGPGAGTSKRVTWPGFHVIGRKDAEQFTAGPFIDGGLWLKFTGTPHILGFKF, from the exons ATGGCAAATGCTCTCCTAGGTGGCCTGTGGGCGATCGTCGTCGTCGCGGTGGTCGTCGGCGTTGTCGCCACCGTCACCCACTCCGGCAAGAAGGCCGGCGACGACTTCACCGTCCCGGGGGAAGCCTCCATTGCCACGTCCGGCAAGTCGGTCGAGTCCCTGTGCGCGCCCACGTTGTACAAGGAGTCGTGTGAGAAGACGCTCTCCCAGGCCACCAATGGCACCGAGAACCCCAAGGAGGTGTTCCACAGCGTTGCCAAGGTGGCGCTGGAGTCGGTGAAAACAGCGGTCGAGCAGTCCAAGACGATCGGCGAGGCTAAGGCCAGCGACTCCATGACCGAGAGCGCGCGAGAGGACTGCAAGAAGCTCCTCGAGGACGCCGTTGACGACCTCAGGGGCATGCTCGAGATGGCCGGCGGCGACATCAAGGTGCTTATCAGCCGGTCCGACGACCTCGAGACATGGCTCACGGGCGTCATGACGTTCATGGACACCTGCATCGACGGCTTCGTCGACGAGAAGCTCAAGGCCGACATGCACACCGTGCTGCGCAACGCCACCGAGCTCAGCAGCAACGCGCTCGCCATCACCAACAGCCTCGGCGGGATCCTGAAGAAGCTGGACCTCGGCATGTTCAAGAAGGACTCGCGTCGCCGGCTCCTGTCGGAGCAGGACGAAAAAGGCTGGCCAGTGTGGATGAGGTCGCCGGAGAGAAAGCTCCTGGCGGCGGGCAACCAGCCTAAGCCGAACGCGGTGGTGGCCAAGGACGGCAGCGGCCAGTTCAAGACCATCCAGCAGGCTGTGGACGCCATGCCCAAGGGCCAGCAGGGGAGGTACGTCATCTACGTGAAGGCCGGCCTCTACGACGAGATCGTCATGGTCCCCAAGGACAAGGTCAACGTCTTCATGTACGGCGACGGGCCCAAGCAAAGCCGCGTGACCGGCCGCAAGAGCTTCGCTGACGGCATCACCACCATGAAGACCGCCACATTCT CCGTCGAGGCGTCCGGGTTCATCTGCAAGAACATGGGCTTCCACAACACGGCCGGCGCGGAGAGGCACCAGGCGGTGGCGCTCCGCGTTCAGGGAGACCTCGCGGCGTTCTACAACTGCCGGTTCGACGCGTTCCAGGACACGCTGTACGTGCACGCCCGGCGCCAGTTCTTCCGCAACTGCGTCATCTCCGGCACCATTGACTTCATCTTCGGCAACTCGGCGGCGGTGTTCCAGAACTGCCTCATCGTCACGCGGCGGCCCATGGACAACCAGCAGAACTCGGTGACCGCGCACGGCCGCACGGACCCCAACATGAAGTCGGGGCTCGTCATCCAGAACTGCCGCCTGGTGCCCGACCAGAAGCTCTTCCCCGACCGCTTCAAGATCCCCTCGTACCTGGGCCGACCCTGGAAGGAGTTCTCGCGCCTCGTCATCATGGAGAGCACCATCGCCGACTTCATCAAGCCCGAGGGCTACATGCCCTGGAACGGCGACTTCGGCATCAAGACGCTCTACTACGCCGAGTACAACAACCGCGGCCCCGGCGCCGGCACCAGCAAGAGGGTCACCTGGCCTGGGTTCCACGTCATCGGCCGGAAGGACGCCGAGCAGTTCACCGCCGGGCCGTTCATCGACGGCGGGTTGTGGCTCAAGTTCACCGGCACGCCGCACATCCTCGGGTTCAAGTTCTAA
- the LOC100383094 gene encoding uncharacterized protein LOC100383094 precursor, whose amino-acid sequence MARVELLALLCLAGTLGAQATAGPRPDARVGVYELKLGDFSVKVTNWGARLMSVVLPDCKGNLADIVLGRDTVAEYFNDTSYFGPITGRVAQRISRGRFVLDGKVYHLQRNDGRNTIHGGGTAFSKSVWTVKEYVGGGDSPYVTLYYHSFDGEQGFPGNLDAYVTYRVSGPYTLGVHMSATALDRATPVNLLLHAYWNLGGQGSGDVLGHELRLHASRYAVLDEELLPSSGRVAPVAGTPLDFRTPTPIGARIRQVTGGKVVGYDANYVVDGEGMRPVAQVRDGASGRAVELWANQATVQLYTGNWLNHTQGKGGGVYDQYAGFTLETMGYVDAVNHPEFPSQTLLPGQEYKHDMVFKFSF is encoded by the exons ATGGCTAGGGTTGAGCTCCTCGCGCTGCTGTGCCTCGCGGGCACCCTGGGCGCGCAGGCCACCGCCGGCCCCCGCCCCGATGCGAGGGTCGGCGTGTACGAGCTCAAGCTGGGGGATTTCTCCGTCAAGGTCACCAACTGGGGCGCCCGATTAATGTCCGTCGTCCTTCCCGACTGCAAAG GGAACTTGGCTGATATCGTCCTGGGCAGAGATACCGTCGCTGAATACTTT AACGACACTTCTTACTTTGGACCGATAACCGGCCGCGTGGCTCAGCGGATATCGAGGGGCCGGTTCGTCCTCGACGGGAAAGTCTACCACCTGCAACGAAACGACGGCAGGAACACGATTCACG GTGGTGGCACAGCGTTCAGCAAAAGCGTCTGGACGGTGAAGGAGTATGTCGGCGGCGGCGACTCCCCATACGTCACCCTGTACTACCACAGCTTCGACGGAGAGCAAG GTTTCCCCGGGAACCTCGACGCGTACGTGACGTACCGGGTGTCGGGCCCGTACACGCTGGGCGTGCACATGAGCGCGACGGCGCTGGACAGGGCGACGCCGGTGAACCTGCTGCTGCACGCGTACTGGAACCTGGGCGGGCAGGGCAGCGGGGACGTCCTGGGCCACGAGCTCCGGCTGCACGCGTCGCGGTACGCCGTGCTGGACGAGGAGCTCCTGCCTTCGTCGGGGCGCGTCGCGCCCGTCGCCGGCACGCCGCTGGACTTCCGGACGCCCACGCCCATCGGCGCGCGCATCCGCCAGGTCACGGGCGGGAAGGTCGTCGGGTACGACGCCAACTACGTCGTCGACGGGGAAGGGATGCGGCCCGTGGCGCAGGTCCGGGACGGCGCGTCCGGCAGGGCGGTGGAGCTGTGGGCGAACCAGGCCACCGTGCAGCTCTACACCGGGAACTGGCTCAACCACACCCAGGGGAAGGGCGGCGGGGTGTACGACCAGTACGCCGGGTTCACGCTGGAGACCATGGGGTACGTGGACGCAGTGAACCACCCCGAGTTCCCGTCTCAGACCCTGTTGCCCGGACAGGAGTACAAGCACGACATGGTCTTCAAGTTCTCGTTCTAG